One region of Olleya sp. Hel_I_94 genomic DNA includes:
- a CDS encoding pyridoxal phosphate-dependent aminotransferase, whose amino-acid sequence MMKVANRLHSVEEYYFSKKLKEVNALKAAGKPIINLGIGSPDLQPSSQVVAALTAGLLDINAHKYQSYQGLPEFRQAISEFYKKQYQTQINPDTEVLPLMGSKEGIMHISMAFLNEGDSVLIPNPGYPTYAAVTKLVQANPIAYNLDECNNWLPNLDEIKTLDLSKVKLMWISYPHMPTGAKAKKADLKKLVDFAKKHDILLVNDNPYSFILNDNPISILNIEGAKEVCLELNSLSKTFNMAGWRVGMVLGSQDHINAVLKVKSNMDSGMFYGIQKGAIAALESSQDWFDNLNKVYKTRRKLVWQLADKLNCTYDKNASGLFVWAKTPEGYKSETFIDTLLHDKSLFITPGTVFGTQGEGYVRFSLCATTDQIEEAIARV is encoded by the coding sequence ATAATGAAAGTAGCTAACAGATTACATAGTGTAGAGGAATACTACTTTTCTAAAAAATTAAAGGAAGTCAATGCTTTAAAAGCAGCAGGAAAACCTATAATTAATTTAGGAATTGGAAGTCCAGATTTACAACCATCAAGCCAAGTTGTTGCAGCGTTAACAGCAGGTTTATTAGATATTAATGCACATAAATATCAAAGTTATCAGGGCTTGCCAGAGTTTAGACAAGCTATTTCAGAATTTTATAAAAAACAATATCAAACACAGATTAATCCAGATACAGAAGTGTTACCATTAATGGGAAGTAAAGAAGGGATTATGCATATTTCTATGGCTTTTTTAAATGAAGGTGATAGTGTCTTGATTCCTAATCCAGGCTATCCTACATATGCAGCTGTGACTAAATTAGTGCAAGCTAATCCTATCGCTTATAATTTAGATGAATGCAATAATTGGCTACCTAATTTAGACGAGATTAAAACTTTAGATTTAAGTAAAGTTAAACTAATGTGGATCAGTTATCCACATATGCCAACAGGAGCAAAGGCTAAAAAAGCAGATTTAAAAAAGTTAGTAGATTTTGCTAAAAAGCATGATATATTGCTAGTAAATGACAACCCTTATAGCTTTATTTTAAACGATAATCCGATAAGTATTTTAAACATAGAAGGCGCAAAAGAGGTGTGTTTAGAGTTAAACTCACTTAGCAAAACTTTTAATATGGCTGGTTGGAGAGTAGGTATGGTGTTAGGAAGTCAAGACCATATTAATGCAGTTTTAAAAGTGAAAAGCAATATGGATTCTGGTATGTTTTATGGCATTCAAAAAGGCGCAATTGCAGCACTAGAGAGCTCACAAGATTGGTTTGATAATTTAAACAAAGTGTATAAAACACGTCGTAAATTAGTATGGCAATTGGCAGATAAATTAAACTGTACGTATGATAAAAATGCCTCAGGTTTATTCGTTTGGGCAAAAACACCAGAAGGTTATAAATCAGAAACATTTATAGATACATTGTTACACGATAAAAGCCTATTTATAACACCAGGAACGGTTTTTGGAACACAAGGCGAAGGATATGTAAGATTTTCGTTATGTGCAACGACTGACCAAATAGAAGAAGCAATAGCAAGAGTATGA